In Tachysurus vachellii isolate PV-2020 chromosome 7, HZAU_Pvac_v1, whole genome shotgun sequence, the DNA window AGTTATTGTTCaagtttaccttttttttttattccatctcTCTGTCACTTTCACTATCCTGTGCTTTCTATTTGCTATTAGCTTTGTTCTATATCTCTGTACATTTCACAGTTTTGGCCTCAGCACACCATttcttctgttatttatttttttattttttccaaccATTTTGTTCTTCATTGCTGATTCTATTTTCTCTGTAGCATTTTTGTTTCAAGTCTTAAGGAGattctttaatttgttttttaatttgttccCCTCTAGGTGTGTGAGCttgacattatttttaattttgagaAGGCTTACTTTATCTTGGATGAATTTCTGATGGGGGGAGAAATTCAGGACACTTCCAAAAAAAGTGTGCTCAAAGCTATTGAACAGGCTGACCTGCTGCAAgaggtgtgtatgtatttgtgtgccatttcacacaaaatatatttatgttaaggttttaaaaaatctgattttatctTATCTGTAGTCTATACATTCTAGTTAAGACTGTGtattttgaatatatatatagcctaTATAGCTATGGGTTGATATAGAGatgcagtgaaataaaatggacttaaactatacaaatatatagtcattgttatttataattgatttatttttgtactaTTACATAGTGTATATTGCCAACCATGGGCCTTTTTATCAGCTCAAGATGGTTTAAAAATATCCTAATCTCAGCGGATGCTGCCTAATTTAGCAACCCAGAAAAGGTGGTGATTTAGTGTGAACCTGTCAGTAATGAGCAAAAAATAGCAGAGCAAATGCACTATTTCTAacctttattataattaaaaacgatttttagattttttttttattatgttgatacgtatattttaaacatgaacatgtCAAAAATGACCTTAAATTATTGTTGCCTGATTAATTTTTTGGTCTGTTGTAGGAGGATGAGTCTCCAAGGAGTGTACTGGAAGAAATGGGCCTGGCATAGAATCTACTGAGTTTTAGAAGGGACTACCACTACTACTGCATTTGGCAAGGTTAATGGAGTTTATTAGAGTATGTTTTGGGAGGGAGGGACAAGGATGAGATGAAAAAGGACACAGGATAGAGGGATGTTTTGAAAGTGTGTATACAGTTTTTATACTTCGAGTTCCGCATGTGATTGTACTTTTTTCAGCCCCATTTGTATTCAGAATATTTAAATAGCTGCGTCTAACCAGGACTTTCTTTCTGAAGACACGCTATACAGATTATAGAGTGTGATACAGATTAGACACTTGAACTCGATACACAGCCATTTATTTGTAATGAACTGAAAGTACATCAAGCCTTATCATGTTAACAAAAGGAGACAATTGTACTATGTGCTTTTAGTCAATGAGAAgcagttatttatttctgcaaTCTCAAATTAATATATTCAGAAATACTTGGATTGTATTTTTGCAGCTCAGGAAAGATTGGCTGTAACCATTCATGCatgtctatttttaaatgtgatgcAAGATTTAAAGTAGATAACCTATCAGTCCTGAACTGCTTGCTCTGCAGTATAGGGACCACACAGtaaatctgtgtatgtgtgagtgtatgcgtaaaaaaaaagtgtatgtgtgtttatagtgagTGGGAGGCGTATCTGGTGTATCTGTGCTTTTCGCTTGCACAGTCTACCATTAAAGCAGTTTTCCATGAgccagatttaaaaataaactgtgaTGTGTGACATAGGAAATAGAAGAGAAACATTGAATAGGCCTTTGAGTCAGTAGAATATTGAATAGACTGCTGCATATGGTCTATTCATTCAGTTCTAGTTCTATGAACCACATCTGCAATGtctgaatgtttattttaataacaagaGGGAAAAAATACCCAGAAAATGGTACCTAAcctcttttctgttttgtctgtttctaCTTCCTGCTTTCCAAAGAGATACGTCTGACTGTAAATGCGTAGTCTAGGAATAAAAAGGGAATAATATTTGAAtaactcctttttaaaaaatgagggCTTTGGCATCATTTGTGACGTAGTTAGGATacaatttaaacataaaaaagttttttaatgtattgtctgaaataaaaaaaaagaatgttttgaGGAGTGTTGTATATGTTTCTTCCTTAATACCGAGCTATTCTGTGTCAAATTGCTGGTGTTCATGACACCTGTCTCATGTTTTGGAGCTGATTCTTAAGAAGTTACATGAAGATGAGGATTCTGAAAGAACTGAAAGAGTGTTAATTAGATGCAAAGAGAAGTTCTCACAGAAATAATAagctctataaaaataaatcatagcAAATTGCTCAAATGAAACCAAAACCTAAATGCTAAAACTTCAACTCCAGGTCTTAGAATCTGACAGCTTTATTTACCCATTGCTGGGTAAAATTATGGAGgtatttatgaattatttttcGTGTTAAAATAATAGAGAAATGGTCTGCAGTCCGATTTTCTGTGTTGCccctaatattttatttaaacaatttaaatgtggttttttgttttttttttggtccataACTGGTTTTAagtctaaaatgtttttaaccaTCTTTTTGGGTCTGTATTGAGCATTTCTTTTGCCTTTTTTACGTTGCTGAATTAACTGACTCTTATCATAAAATTTGTGTTTGATAAGAAAATAACGGCAGTTTCTTTGTAGAAACCAGTCCTTTGTTTTTGGCTGTTTGTGTGGAGAGGAGATGTAACACTGCGTTAGAGTTAGTGACTGAGAAAATGGGATCGAGAGAGATGGAGCATGTAAGTGGATGAGTCACCAGTCTTTTGTCACAGTGGTGCAGTGAAACTGACTGCACCATCACGACAAGAAAGACATAggatgtgtgtgagggagagtggaGAAAATCTATTTTCACATTAACTGGAACGCACTGAACTCTCTGAACTCACTTATGTGCTTCACTTTAGAGAAGGGAAGTCTACATTTTTATTCCTTCTCATATTGTTTTGCAGTTTTACCTCTTGGGTTCTTTGACCCACTGTCCAAAAAAATAAGTTAATGTCTGGCTTAAGTAATTGttaacacaattaaacaaaagtACAACTAAGTGTTCTGTTCATATTAACCGACACAAATACTATTTTAACTATGTAGAAAAGTCATTTCAAACAGTTCACTGAGAAATCTTTGGATGCAAATacagtaattaataaataaagtaatttacCAGAGAATATTTTAAAGCTGtactttcttttactttactatttacctttattttactttacgaATTAGAAATTGATGTATTACACTGGGGCAACACAAGCTATTCATGAGTACAGGATACTTCTTAACATGATGTGGAATTAGATATAAGAAAACCTTTAAAACAATTCtcaaaaacagacatttttgtGTACAACAGTGGTTTAAAATTTAAAGTTTCCATACTGTCTTGAACATTCTATTAGATTACTATTTGGACAGAAAAGTTATAGAGGTACCAATTAAAACATATCACATGCCATCTGCATAATCCTAATATTTTCATCTGTaagaaagaaacatttataCAGTCACCTTAgttttgtaatgtaaatatttacctCCTGACAGGTTCTTATAAAATATGATGTCTGTATTAGCTCTCTGGTTATGCACTTGCATAGGATTCTGGTTAATAATCTGTGGGCGTACACATAAACGCCATCTTATTTGGCACAGCTGAGTCATATATTTTTTGCACTTTCCTCTACCAAGGACATCAAACAGAGCAGCATTCATTTTGAAAATTGCATGATCCAACTTGAGTGGGCCAATGTGTACTTAGCAGAAAACTGAAATATGACAATGGGGTATTTGCTTTTTCCAATATGCTACTTTTTAACATAAAAGAAACTGATTCATGATGTATTGCAAAGTATAAAAGGTATTAATCTTAAATGAGTCTTAGACTTGTATAGTTTTAAATGAAGTACAACATTCCAATAGCTAAATATTATACCaaacattaacttttttttactaacaacataattataaatttaataattaaatactgCATAATAAATACTGTTCTTTCTGAGCACCCCGCTTGTTCTGAAAACAGCCTCATTTCTTTATAGCACggattccacaagatgttggaaatATACCTTTGAGATTCTGCTCCATGTTGAAATGATTAAATCACAcaattcctgcagatttttcaggAACAGGTTCATACTGTAAATCTGCAGTTCTACCCACATCCCGCATGTGTTCTACTGTATTCACAGCTGGTTACAACACTGAAGAACcctgaactcattgtcatgttcatgagaTGAGATGACTTTTGCTTTTTGATATGGtacattatcatgctggaagaaGCCATTAGAAGATGCTACTAATGAAGATTTAGAAATACTTAAATCAGCCCAGTGGGCACAAACGTTCATCCTCCTTTAAATTTACATAGATCACATtaggtggacctggggttcaaattcattcatcttccaaGCAGTAGTCCAATGCTTTAACCACTGTTACCACATCTGCCCAATTTACAATGTTTTGGATGTTGcttcacagtgcagatggacAGACGTCAAAAAACAACGCTAGACTTTTTTAAGGCACGGAAGAGGAATGTTCTGCATTGGCCATGTCAATCACCTGACTTGATGTCAATTGAGCATACATGTCACTTTCAGCAGGTAAAGTCATCCTCAAGCACCCAAAGGCTCGGTGGAGTATCACCAGGTAAGAAACCCAGCAACTGGTGATATATATGTGTAGTAGCGTGAAGTACCCCTTCCTGCTTTTCTAATTTTTTGCACGTTTATCACAatttaatatttcagatcatcaaacaaatttaaatattagtcaaagatatcACAAGTAaatacaacatgcagtttttagatgaaggtttttattattaagggaaaacgaaatccaaacctacatggccctgtgtgaaaaggtgcttgcccctaaacctactgtaataactggttgggccacccttagcagcaagaactgcaatcaagcgtttgcaataacttgcaatgagtctgttacagcgctatggaggaattttggtccactcatctttgcagattTAGAGgattttcgagcatgaaccgccttttttaaggtcatgccacagcatctcaataggattcagtggtctcttttattaatattatgtaaTGTAGCAAGTTCTTATTGTGTACTTGgatattttatgtttgttcttatgtgaacagaaatgattgctttaataaaatcgtttttaaaaatatacatttaaatattaatgtatttaattttcaGTTTTTAGTGTATTTAGCAATGGAAGAGTTGAACAATATAGCTATAAATTCCTatattacagtattttacaGTAATATGTATTATGAATAATTTATAGTTTCTTATTAGAAACAAACATTACATTGATATGTTTTTGaatgtgaattattttttagAACTATTCTGTTTGCCCATAAAACAGCCTTTTATCCACAAAATAACAGTAATTATTTCAAAAACAATGATAATTAATAAACATCTAATTAGCCAATCCATCATCTCAAAACATCATTAATACAGCTGCTAGCAGCCAGCAGAAAGGAATATCTACAATGTTGGAATAATGAGCCTTTGACTTAAAGTACTTTGTAAGTGTGCAGAAATGGTGTATAAAGGACAGGAGCTATTgctcagagtttttttttttttttgtgaacaaaAACTGGGCATATAAAACTGctgtaaaatctaaaaaatattaaaaatggacTGTGAACTGTGTGTGACTCATTCACAAGTGTGTAAATTCTCAAGTCTAGATGTTAatttaagagattttatttaaattttattgttattcattttaatctttGATATATTGGGCCTAAAATCTACATTTGGTGCCTAATAATTTTTCTGGGGATCCAACACCTATTAGAGTTCAGTTCAAGCTGTTTTTGTTCCAGCTTTTATATAAGACAACATCCtataatatacaaattaaactCCTCATTGGCTGTAACAAATGTTACATGGGGTGAAACTATGCCATGTGATAGATCCCAAGCAGAACTGAATTCCATTGTACTGTGTAGCAGTGCACTGTTGATCTCACAGTTTTCTATTTTTACTAGGCtgtttaaacaaatacaaactcaACCTTGCcatttgttaccatggtaaAAGTCAAAGACCTTTAAAGAGTGGGTTGTAAAACTTCAATATTCAGTATTATACCTCAGTATTACATACCTCAGTATTTTATAGCAGGTGATTTTCCAGAATTTGTATAATTCTGGATATGATTATATgtacacagacgtacagtatatacatataaacatatctAAATTATGAAATGCCTTCTTTGTAAAAtaaactatatttttattttgacaacAGACCAATTTGAAATCCCATAAATTGAGATCTGCATCAGCTTGCCTTTACCTCTCTCCtacaaaaaacatatttggATTAATCTAGTGTGAGCTCAGCTCCAGTGGTGACTGAGATTCTGCCAAAAATCTCTGCCCTTTGCTGCTTCCACACATCATGTGAACTGGCTCCTCCACACTCATCAGCATGAATTTTTAATGTCAAGGTTTATAGCCTACCCATATTATGCATATGGACTGCAACTGGCTACAGTATCTACTGTTGAACACCAACATAATGCTTGCACTTGTACACTATATTGTTATTCTGTCTCAGAATGCCAGATATAGCTTATTGTTGCAGGTGAGGCTGCTTCCAAACATTTAAAACTGCGTTGAATTTGCCACAggcctgatgatgatgaactgGTGGTGTATTGGAAGCTGAGCAATTTGGCATACTGTGGGTTTTTCCAttatgtatttttctctctttctctctggtgtTGACTCATACAGAATGTGGAGAAAAATCAATATTTGATGAGAACAACAACATTTCTTTTGTTGCATGATTCAGACTCCATTTAATAAGATAATAATTATCTTATAATGGAAAATGTTTGTGCCtagatatgtgtgtttgtgcatttaaGAGGTCATCCTAACAGGGGAGAAGCTATCTagcaatttatttgtgtaacacAACATATAGTAATATACATGGGTATTGAATAGTTATTGTGAGATGTCTCTCTTGTAAAAATTTAGTAAAATAGAATGTTACCTATTTAGCTGAATTATAAGGACCATGTGCCCGTGCATCAGTAAATATGACAAAAGGGCAAACCTTATGTGTGTTGGTGGATGGGGGTTCTGCAGTGGAAGGAGTATGACTCACACCTCAACCATGTGACTCATGAATTACTGCACCTCTGTGGGCTGTGCTGTTCTCATCAACCTCTCCACCCCCACAATCTCGCCCTCTCATTTCTCcctgtgtttttattacttGCTTTACTTGCTCTTGCGTTTgctttctcattattattattattattattattattattattattattattattagtagtagtagtagtagtagtagtagtagtaatagtagtagtggtattattattattaatattattattgttgttattattatcagtgttgttttttagttatttattcatttatttattatttatttattcactaaaaCATTGGGTGGTTTCTTAGTGACCTAGTGACTGATCTTAATGTACCCTGCCAAGATTAGTTTACCATAACCCACCCTTAGAGTCAAGCCTTAGATTAGTGTCCACAGCCAAGTGTTTGGTGACTTGACTACCCACATAACCTTGTTGGGCTCAGCCCAAAATGACAATGTGGAGCCATCTTGTGTGCTCTCCATGAGCGAGATGAAAGAGTGCCAGGTATATCATGAATCGATTATTTGAAAGAATTTCACAATGTTTACAGTTtgaaatatatttgaaatatattttagtttaagtttagtatcagatgtgtgtgtttccctttTGAGCACCTGAGGATCCTACTAATGATGGGCTCTAGTGTGATCATTCTATAGTGCTGCAGGGATTCTTGCTTAATAAAGTAATTATCTAAGCAAACTGTCTAAGCCACAGGACTGCTGAGCAGAATCAAAGACTCTTAGCATCGGCAAATGTACTAGATAGAAATGAAAGACTCCCTACAAAGCATAAAAGACACTTAAATAGCCTCATACTTGTGTCTCTCTGGAAATAATTGGACTTTGTCTTTTGGTATTTAAACATATTGGTATGAGTGGTGCATGTTTGACATGCTATCTTAACTTGCTCTGACACACAGCAACCTAATTGTTAATTATAACATGATCTTTTTTGTGGTCAACAACATTGTATCTGGCAACAATAGAATGTGTGGTTGGTATCAGATCTGATATAAGTGAGAGCTCAGATTCACATGTTCCtcaaaacacaattaaaaacccaatcttaataaaaaatagtaaCTTTTATTGAATTATCTCTGTGTAGCAAAACTAGTCATCAACATGCGATTATTTACATCCAGCAAACGCATGTTTATTAAGGTACATACAAGATACATCTATAACTAACAAACAGCTGATTTTCTTTATACAAGACttgacagttgttttttttaactctggTATGCTAAACATttgtcttttgatttttttttatgctttttaaatgCTCATAATTTCTTTAGAGAAGAAACACATTTTAGATGCATTTTAGATGCAAGTTCACATAAACGTGCAGACACTTGTCTCCTCTATGTCCATCTCTCAATCCACATTTTACTTAAATTAATTAGAATGTCAAGCACCTCCCCTTTTCTTACCTTTTCTACTCATTTTGCATCTCCCTCACAGTCCTTTGGGTAAGGTATTACAAACTTGGGTACTTAAATTGTAAGCATTTCAGCACTGAATATGCTCAAAATATCTTTGTTGGCTTCACTTAGTTGAGTGGTGAAGAATCTCTAACGCATAGTTTAAAGTGCCTCTATGTTTTTGACCTAATTTTGATTCTGGTACCAGGTACTAAACTTTTGTTTAAAGGTAACTGTTGATCAAATACTTAAAGGGGCATTAAGAAATTCTGATTGATTTCAATTAAAAGATTGTCAATgccattttaaacttttaaacttaAGTAGGTAACTGGGAATGTGCATATTGAGGTGTTGTTTTGCTGCATTTACACCCctaacttatatatttattttcacaattaAATTCATAAATTTCTAGTAATTTAACATGAATTTGTCTCCAAATGTTCTGATGACTAGGATTAATCCTGCCAACCCATCAATGACAAAAATGCTGCTACTTGTAAAAGGGAAATAAGGCAATAAATAACTGCTGTCAAAACAGCTTATATGAAAAAGCTTTTCTTAGGAATAGAAATTTTTGGAATGTATGAGCATTCTTTGCACCTACTATGTTCAACTATGTACTATGTTTTGCGTAGAAAAACAATGTTAAAAACacttcaaagaaaataaattgttaGCCTATAGACAATTAATTCTATGTACAGGACCAAGTGTGTCCGATTACTACAAGGTACACTTAAGACAGTTGTTGTGTAGGATGTACCAAACATGAAGATTTCTAAAGAATATGGCACTTAATACTTCATCATGACTGAGTGTCATGGAATAAACATGTGTTTATGCATGCATTCTTTAAaggtattattttaaatatttttgctgttttctcATAATTAGAGAAAATGAACATGGTTTAAAAGGCTtctgaatattataaataataaaaacaatgttaaaaTATAAGGCTTACAAAAGATGTCctattgtatttttgtcttcCTCTATTTTTTTGAAAGGCCTTCTGGAAGCGTGGAAAAATCTTAGGATTGTCTTTGGGTATTTGAGTCATGTGTGTACCCCACATAATTGACAAAAGCATCTTTCTTCACACCATTTCCATTGTCTATCAGTGTATGTAGGGGAGGAGGGAATAGATGAGGAAGGGAGAAACACCACTGAAAATGGCAACAGTCACCAGTCTtcaggcaatttttttttcaattcaactGAAGAGCGAAGGGCAGTTAAATGAGACTAGATAATGAAACCAAAATATGTGGCAAAACAGTCTCACAGTTGTACTCTTCTTGGTCACCTACAtttcctctttatttctctctttatttacacCTTCACTGAAACATGCGGGGACGTTTCAGGAAAACCTTCTCAATAAAGTTCCCTAGCTCCTCATTGCTGTCTGGCTGTGGCTGCTCCATCTGGCTATAATAGCCATCCTGTGTGGCAACTACTGGAGCTGTGGGTGAGTAAAAGAAAGCAGATCGATGACGCAGGGGTGACCGGGGTTTGGGCATAGGTATGCCTTTGAAAGTCTGCGGTTGAGGGACAATGTAGTTAGGGAAGTAGAGGTTTCGCCGGAAGGCCAGAGGAGCCCTTGGACGACTTTGTGTCCAGGGAAGATACCTTTGTTTCAGAGGGTAATCATAGTCCAATGAATTCCCCAGAATGCTATTAAAGGAGTAGGAGGGTTTAGCATAATAATGTGGTTTAGGCTGGGGAGAAGGCATGTAGATGGTGTAATAACTACTGTAGGGCTTTTGATAGCGCCGATAGGCAGGGTAGGTCCAAAAGGGCCACTGTTGCTTGATCCAAAAATCTTGTTGACTGGACTTAATAGGAGCCCTGTCCTTAAACCATGATTTCAGTACATTTGTGTTAGGCTTAGGTGGCTTTGAGGGTTGCGATGCTCTTAAGACTGAAGATGGGACATCAGATGCTGGAGAAGGTACACGAGGTCGTTGCCATTGCAGAGTTTCAggaacatctttttttttcttcttttccacaTCACTGATTATATCTACAACATCATCAGCAGGCAAGTGCAGCTTACTAGAGATCTCTATCAACTTATCAATAGTTTGTGGGTCAATATCGTCATCATCCTCATTGGCACCATCTTCCTCTGAGCGTTTGTCTTCTGCAGCATTATTGTCCCTGTACTTCTTCCCATCTTGCTTGACCATATACTGCAAGATCATATCTGATGCAATATCGGCAAGCTTCTCTTCCTCAACCTTGGCTCTCTGAGCCTCAGCTGCTTGTCTACGCACCTCTTCCTGTTCAGCTTTAGCCctagcttcttcttcttctggacTTAGCAGatcctcttcatcctctccATTTTCTTGCTCTTGGTCTTCAACATTATCATTAAAATCATTCATGAAGTTTCCTCCCTTATACAATGGTCTATTCTTGTTCTTTTCCTGCTCTTGCTGCCATTTGAGCTTCTTTTTAGACAGAGCCAAGTCATAACCCTTAGGTTTGGGTTTGATTTCATTGTTCATGAGGCCATTACGATCCAGATAATCAAAGTAATCTCCACGACTCTCCCTCTGGCCAGATGAGGAATCACGTTCTCTTTTTGTGGCTGTACTGTAGctctgaaatttctctaacatGGTTTCCAGGTTCTTTAACTCTTCTGGACTCAGCTGCTCATCTTTGTTCCCATCAGTGACTCCCTCTGTTTCTTGCTGCTCTTCCTTGTTTGCCACCTCCTTTGCAACTACTTCTTGTTCATTGACAGGCACTGTTTGACTGGTGGTATGACTAGTCACCTTTTCTGTAAgaagttcttcttcttcatgctccctctttctctcctcatcctgttccctttctctctcttctctaccCTGTTCCTCAGCAGCTGCTCTCACAAGTTCCAGCTCTTGATCTGCATTTCTTTGTCTGTCAAAATTCTGTGCCTTTCTGTCCTCTTCTACCATGtcattctctccctccctcttctcTTGTTTACTCTTTGCATCCTGAGGCTTGTTGAGGGCTTCTAAGAGGATTGCTGCTAAGGTTTTGGGGTCAACATCCTTGAAAAGttcatcctcctcttcatctgATATCCCTGGCAAAAAATCTTCAGTTTGGGTAAACTGAAACTGTGCCTGTGTAAGTTCAGGATAGGAGGGTTCATACTGATTACCCAATTTGTGTTTAGTCACAGGATTGCTGCTTGTGGGCTCACATGTAATactgaagaggaagaagagaagcaCAAGTGGGGCTCTAGAGACTTGTTTGCACCGAATCATGACCATGCAGATTAGGAGTGAGGAAAATGATGATGCACCTAacataggaagaaaaaaatattaataataggcTATAAAGCACAgcaatctttttttgtttgttttatacatGCCCA includes these proteins:
- the vgf gene encoding neurosecretory protein VGF, whose amino-acid sequence is MVMIRCKQVSRAPLVLLFFLFSITCEPTSSNPVTKHKLGNQYEPSYPELTQAQFQFTQTEDFLPGISDEEEDELFKDVDPKTLAAILLEALNKPQDAKSKQEKREGENDMVEEDRKAQNFDRQRNADQELELVRAAAEEQGREEREREQDEERKREHEEEELLTEKVTSHTTSQTVPVNEQEVVAKEVANKEEQQETEGVTDGNKDEQLSPEELKNLETMLEKFQSYSTATKRERDSSSGQRESRGDYFDYLDRNGLMNNEIKPKPKGYDLALSKKKLKWQQEQEKNKNRPLYKGGNFMNDFNDNVEDQEQENGEDEEDLLSPEEEEARAKAEQEEVRRQAAEAQRAKVEEEKLADIASDMILQYMVKQDGKKYRDNNAAEDKRSEEDGANEDDDDIDPQTIDKLIEISSKLHLPADDVVDIISDVEKKKKKDVPETLQWQRPRVPSPASDVPSSVLRASQPSKPPKPNTNVLKSWFKDRAPIKSSQQDFWIKQQWPFWTYPAYRRYQKPYSSYYTIYMPSPQPKPHYYAKPSYSFNSILGNSLDYDYPLKQRYLPWTQSRPRAPLAFRRNLYFPNYIVPQPQTFKGIPMPKPRSPLRHRSAFFYSPTAPVVATQDGYYSQMEQPQPDSNEELGNFIEKVFLKRPRMFQ